A genomic region of Methanothermobacter sp. CaT2 contains the following coding sequences:
- the moaC gene encoding cyclic pyranopterin monophosphate synthase MoaC yields the protein MMKEFTHTDEKGVRMVDVGSKPVVRRTATAEGHILLRKDTINLIRERKIEKGNVLATAQIAAIGAVKRTWEIIPLCHPLPLTGVDVEFDLHDDRITARVTVRCDGKTGVEMEAVTGVSVALLTIWDMVKSVEKDDDGQYPETAISNIRVIKKEKLEL from the coding sequence ATAATGAAAGAATTCACCCATACAGATGAAAAGGGGGTCCGCATGGTTGATGTGGGCTCAAAGCCAGTTGTTAGGAGAACCGCAACAGCCGAGGGCCATATACTCCTGCGTAAAGACACCATAAACTTAATCCGTGAAAGGAAGATTGAAAAGGGGAACGTGCTTGCAACGGCCCAGATAGCAGCCATAGGGGCCGTTAAGAGGACCTGGGAAATAATACCCCTCTGCCATCCCCTCCCCCTCACAGGTGTTGATGTTGAATTTGACCTGCATGATGACCGGATCACCGCCAGGGTTACTGTGAGATGCGATGGGAAGACTGGTGTTGAGATGGAGGCCGTAACCGGTGTATCCGTTGCCCTGCTCACAATATGGGACATGGTCAAAAGTGTTGAGAAGGACGATGATGGCCAGTACCCTGAAACGGCCATCAGCAACATAAGAGTCATTAAAAAGGAAAAGCTGGAACTCTGA
- a CDS encoding CBS domain-containing protein: protein MTSVKIFSVSGIPIELDFSFLLLMLFIYILAYLGFLSVNLAVLITLVFVTVVIHELAHSYVALRFGVKIKSILLLPIGGVSRMEEIPRIPRQEFMISIAGPLTNILMALITAVPLLFGLKGAAASFAGDFLAVNLLLAIFNLIPAFPMDGGRILRAILAARLNYIRATRIASNLGKIIAVLMAVTGLFYNFFLILIGFFIYIGAEQEYQATLISSLLEGVRVADVMTENPVTLHPHMTVKEALDVMFREKHMGYPVTEAGELRGIVTFHDISDASRDLRVEDVMTGDVVTVRDDEEVTGALEKMNRLQLGRLPVMRDGKLTGIISRTDIVRTLNLMNKKTE from the coding sequence ATGACTTCAGTTAAAATATTCAGTGTCTCAGGGATACCCATTGAACTCGATTTCTCATTTCTACTGCTGATGCTGTTCATATACATCCTCGCCTACCTTGGATTCCTCTCAGTGAACCTTGCAGTTCTAATAACCCTTGTATTTGTAACCGTGGTGATACATGAACTGGCCCACTCCTACGTTGCCCTGAGGTTCGGTGTGAAGATAAAGAGCATACTTCTGCTCCCCATCGGTGGGGTTTCAAGGATGGAGGAGATACCCCGCATCCCACGCCAGGAGTTCATGATATCAATCGCCGGGCCCCTCACAAATATACTCATGGCCCTCATCACAGCGGTCCCGCTCCTGTTTGGTCTGAAAGGAGCTGCTGCAAGTTTCGCAGGTGACTTCCTTGCTGTGAACCTGCTTCTTGCAATCTTCAACCTCATACCTGCCTTCCCGATGGATGGTGGCCGTATACTGAGGGCCATCCTGGCTGCGAGACTGAATTACATCAGGGCCACCCGGATAGCTTCGAACCTCGGAAAAATCATAGCGGTCCTGATGGCCGTAACCGGTCTCTTCTACAACTTCTTCCTGATACTCATCGGCTTCTTCATCTACATCGGAGCAGAGCAGGAGTACCAGGCAACCCTCATCTCATCACTCCTGGAGGGTGTCAGGGTGGCAGATGTTATGACAGAGAACCCTGTGACTCTTCACCCTCATATGACGGTTAAGGAGGCCCTCGATGTGATGTTCCGTGAAAAGCACATGGGTTATCCTGTGACCGAGGCCGGTGAACTGAGGGGTATTGTTACCTTCCATGATATATCTGATGCCAGCAGGGACCTCAGGGTGGAGGATGTCATGACAGGGGACGTTGTCACAGTGCGAGATGATGAGGAGGTTACAGGAGCCCTTGAGAAGATGAACCGGCTGCAGCTTGGAAGGCTCCCTGTGATGAGGGACGGTAAACTCACAGGTATAATTTCAAGAACAGATATAGTCAGAACACTCAACCTGATGAACAAAAAAACAGAATAA
- a CDS encoding MJ0307 family thioredoxin — protein MVVNIEVFTSPTCPYCPMAIEVVDEAKKEFGDKIDVEKIDIMVDREKAIEYGLMAVPAIAINGVVRFVGAPSREELFEAINDEME, from the coding sequence ATGGTTGTTAATATAGAGGTTTTCACATCCCCAACCTGCCCTTACTGTCCAATGGCAATCGAGGTCGTTGATGAGGCCAAAAAGGAATTCGGAGACAAAATTGATGTCGAAAAGATCGACATAATGGTTGACCGGGAAAAGGCCATAGAGTATGGGCTGATGGCTGTCCCTGCCATAGCAATCAACGGTGTTGTCAGGTTCGTTGGGGCCCCAAGCAGGGAAGAACTCTTTGAAGCCATAAATGATGAGATGGAATAA
- the deoC gene encoding deoxyribose-phosphate aldolase: MNVETREELASLIDHTNVRADATENDIERLCREAVSYGFRCAVVTPTNVRLAAELLEGTDVTVCSVVGFPAGVSTPRVKALEASEAVENGAGEVDMVMNIGAMKSGNRELVYRDISGVVDAAGVPVKVILETAYLTDKEKVEACLISKEAGAAFVKTSTAYGGLAGATVEDVMLMRKTVGDEMGVKASGGIRDLETALAMIDAGADRIGTSTGVQIIEGWR, encoded by the coding sequence ATGAATGTGGAGACAAGGGAGGAACTTGCATCACTTATAGACCACACCAATGTGAGGGCTGATGCAACAGAAAATGATATTGAGAGGCTATGCAGGGAGGCGGTCAGCTACGGCTTCAGGTGCGCGGTGGTCACACCCACCAATGTCAGGCTGGCGGCTGAACTCCTTGAGGGGACCGATGTGACGGTCTGCTCAGTTGTTGGTTTCCCGGCAGGCGTCAGTACACCCCGCGTTAAGGCCCTTGAAGCCTCTGAGGCCGTTGAGAACGGGGCCGGTGAGGTGGACATGGTCATGAATATCGGGGCCATGAAGTCAGGCAATAGGGAGCTCGTATACAGGGATATCAGCGGCGTTGTTGATGCCGCCGGCGTCCCCGTCAAGGTTATACTTGAAACAGCCTATCTCACAGACAAGGAGAAGGTTGAAGCCTGCCTTATAAGTAAAGAGGCCGGTGCGGCATTTGTTAAAACATCAACAGCCTATGGTGGACTAGCCGGCGCCACAGTTGAGGATGTGATGCTCATGCGGAAAACGGTGGGTGATGAGATGGGAGTCAAGGCATCTGGGGGAATAAGGGATCTTGAAACAGCCCTTGCGATGATAGATGCTGGGGCAGACAGGATCGGGACATCAACCGGTGTACAGATAATCGAGGGATGGAGGTAG
- a CDS encoding DUF2098 domain-containing protein gives MEVKDINGNVLTVGMAVRYTGTGTTGEISAIKVEDGEGWVRLEDSDLWYNTGYLEVVDKSELRRAVRKGGRGDTIDRIRKMKEDFEDVDMGSEVCDGGG, from the coding sequence ATGGAGGTAAAGGACATAAACGGAAATGTTCTGACGGTGGGAATGGCTGTACGTTACACTGGAACAGGGACCACCGGTGAGATCTCAGCCATCAAGGTTGAGGATGGCGAGGGATGGGTCCGCCTTGAGGACTCAGACCTCTGGTACAATACAGGATACCTGGAGGTTGTGGATAAATCCGAACTCCGGAGGGCGGTCAGGAAGGGGGGTCGCGGTGACACCATTGACCGCATCAGGAAGATGAAGGAAGACTTTGAGGATGTGGATATGGGTTCAGAGGTATGTGATGGTGGTGGTTGA
- the sppA gene encoding signal peptide peptidase SppA, translating to MDRNSKIVVGLVAVLSIAGLVLSLAGLLEGGEGTIAIIPVHGAIAYDTAGFSDGVDPDDIKELIAEANSDPSVKAIVLDINSPGGTPVASEELMDAINKSEKPVVSWISDSGTSGAYLAASASDRIVASPSAWVGSIGVILDLTDLSQMYRQMGINKYAIKAGEYKDMGADYRMITDEERQMLQSMVNEEYDYFIKTVAANRNLSVSYVKSLAEGRIFTGRQAVRNRLVDFTGGKDYAVEVAAKLAGVKNYNTITLEPPSGFLRVLSSMFSRLGFASGNTTEELQLH from the coding sequence ATGGATAGAAACAGCAAGATAGTAGTCGGTCTCGTCGCGGTCCTCTCAATCGCAGGTTTGGTGCTTTCATTAGCCGGTCTGCTGGAGGGCGGCGAGGGTACGATAGCAATAATACCTGTCCACGGAGCCATAGCCTATGACACGGCAGGGTTCTCTGATGGAGTGGACCCTGATGACATAAAGGAGCTCATCGCTGAAGCCAACAGCGATCCCTCAGTTAAGGCCATTGTCCTCGACATAAACAGCCCGGGAGGGACACCTGTTGCAAGTGAGGAACTCATGGATGCCATAAATAAATCAGAAAAACCAGTGGTGAGCTGGATAAGTGATTCAGGGACCTCGGGGGCATACCTTGCAGCATCAGCCTCTGACAGGATAGTTGCGAGTCCCTCAGCATGGGTTGGAAGCATAGGTGTCATACTCGACCTTACGGATCTCTCCCAGATGTACAGGCAGATGGGGATAAACAAGTACGCCATAAAGGCCGGTGAGTACAAGGACATGGGTGCCGATTACCGCATGATAACCGATGAGGAGAGACAGATGCTGCAGTCAATGGTCAATGAGGAGTACGACTACTTCATAAAGACCGTGGCTGCCAACAGAAACCTTAGCGTCTCCTACGTGAAGAGCCTGGCAGAGGGCCGGATATTCACAGGCAGACAGGCTGTACGCAACCGGCTGGTGGATTTCACTGGAGGGAAGGACTATGCAGTTGAGGTGGCTGCGAAGCTCGCAGGTGTGAAGAACTATAACACGATAACCCTCGAGCCTCCTTCTGGCTTCCTAAGGGTCCTCTCCAGCATGTTCTCAAGGCTGGGATTTGCCTCAGGGAACACAACGGAAGAGCTGCAGCTCCATTGA
- a CDS encoding tRNA uridine(34) 5-carboxymethylaminomethyl modification radical SAM/GNAT enzyme Elp3 gives MKDASRLIINGIISGEIRTRKDLERFKHRVCREMGLERFMSNSEILEHATPEEKKVIEGLLRKKPTRTISGVAVVAVMCQPRECPHGRCLYCPESEKAPPSYTGEEPAALRARMYDFHPYRQVYNRLEQLHSIGHPVDKVELIVMGGTFPSHSLCYQEWFISMCLKAMVDFGAELRGIRVDVPEHHGYVKVEDAQRLNESSPVRCVGMTFETRPDYCREEDVDRMLGLGVTRVELGVQTIYNYIYQRIKRGHSIRDVVESNRILRDSGVKVAMHLMPGLFSDFERDLRIFRRIFRDPSFRPDMIKIYPCLVTRGSELYSLWERGLYKPYSTEEAVELIVEIKKMMPKWVRTMRIQRDIPSQLIVDGVRKSNLGEMVYRRLEEEGVRCRCIRCREVGHMSRRGVRVDEDAVTLMVEEYAATGGREFFLSQEDPENDVLVGFLRLRFPSEEAHRPEVDDKTALVRELHVYGSMLPIGERGDAVGQHRGYGEELLARAESLAADNGMEKILVTSGIGAREYYSKFGYLKEGPYMAKKL, from the coding sequence ATGAAGGACGCGTCACGCCTCATAATCAATGGAATAATTTCAGGTGAAATAAGGACAAGGAAGGACCTTGAGAGGTTCAAGCACAGGGTCTGCCGTGAAATGGGACTTGAGAGATTCATGAGCAACTCTGAAATCCTTGAACATGCGACTCCGGAGGAGAAAAAGGTTATAGAGGGCCTCTTGAGAAAAAAACCCACAAGGACCATCTCAGGGGTTGCTGTCGTCGCTGTAATGTGCCAGCCCCGGGAATGCCCCCATGGGAGGTGCCTGTACTGTCCAGAGAGTGAAAAGGCACCTCCCAGTTACACTGGAGAGGAACCTGCAGCCCTGAGGGCCAGGATGTACGATTTCCACCCCTACAGGCAGGTTTACAACCGCCTGGAGCAGCTCCACAGCATAGGTCACCCCGTGGATAAGGTTGAACTCATAGTTATGGGGGGGACCTTCCCCTCCCACAGCCTCTGCTACCAGGAGTGGTTCATCTCCATGTGCCTCAAGGCCATGGTGGACTTCGGGGCGGAACTCAGGGGCATCAGGGTGGATGTGCCAGAACACCATGGATACGTGAAGGTTGAGGACGCCCAGAGACTAAACGAGTCCTCGCCGGTGAGATGCGTTGGCATGACCTTCGAGACAAGACCAGACTACTGCAGGGAGGAGGACGTGGACAGGATGCTGGGCCTGGGAGTTACCAGGGTCGAGCTGGGAGTTCAGACCATATACAACTACATCTACCAGCGGATCAAGAGAGGCCACAGCATAAGGGATGTGGTGGAATCCAACAGGATCCTCAGGGACTCCGGGGTGAAGGTTGCCATGCACCTGATGCCTGGCCTGTTCTCAGACTTTGAAAGGGACCTGCGCATATTCAGGAGGATATTCAGGGACCCCTCCTTCAGACCGGATATGATCAAGATATATCCCTGCCTTGTGACCCGTGGCAGCGAACTCTACAGCCTATGGGAGAGGGGCCTCTATAAGCCCTACTCCACTGAGGAGGCGGTTGAACTTATCGTGGAGATAAAGAAGATGATGCCGAAGTGGGTGAGGACCATGAGGATACAGAGGGATATTCCCTCACAGCTCATAGTGGACGGTGTCAGGAAGTCCAATCTCGGTGAAATGGTCTACAGGCGCCTGGAGGAGGAGGGGGTGAGGTGCAGGTGTATAAGGTGCCGTGAGGTTGGACACATGTCAAGGAGGGGTGTGAGGGTCGACGAGGATGCTGTTACCCTCATGGTGGAGGAGTACGCAGCCACCGGGGGGCGGGAGTTCTTCCTCTCCCAGGAGGACCCTGAAAATGACGTCCTTGTGGGTTTCCTGAGGCTGAGGTTCCCATCAGAGGAGGCCCACCGCCCCGAGGTCGATGATAAAACAGCCCTTGTAAGGGAACTGCATGTATACGGTTCAATGCTCCCCATAGGAGAAAGGGGAGATGCCGTTGGTCAGCACAGGGGCTACGGTGAGGAGCTACTTGCAAGGGCAGAGTCCCTGGCTGCTGATAATGGAATGGAGAAGATACTTGTAACAAGTGGGATAGGTGCCCGTGAATACTACAGCAAATTCGGATACCTGAAGGAGGGCCCCTACATGGCAAAGAAACTTTAG
- the cbiD gene encoding cobalt-precorrin-5B (C(1))-methyltransferase CbiD, translated as MNDERVFGITTGTAATAAALASLLCLKGCEASKVRVRTPSGILEVDVEYVERISGDTARACVIKRPYPDPDVTVNLEIISTVQITGTPEIMIRGGEGVGIVTKPGLQVPPGEAAINPVPRRMIEENLREHLRDDEGAVVTVSVPGGERIASRTMNPRLGIIGGISILGTTGIARPMSTEAYRESLACQIDIATARGFRELVFVPGNIGERFAREYFESIEDERIIQMANFPGYMLEEADGRGVERIILMGHAGKLIKLSAGIFQTRSSDADARREIMAAHAALMGASRDTVTRIFNDGTVEEMISELEGEGLTGRVFNSIADAIRERFNERFSFDTDVLIFSLDGRILNSNFKTKRNHRFTEVF; from the coding sequence ATGAATGATGAGAGGGTATTCGGGATTACAACTGGAACAGCTGCCACCGCAGCAGCCCTCGCCTCACTCCTGTGTCTGAAGGGCTGTGAAGCCAGTAAGGTCAGGGTCAGGACCCCATCCGGGATCCTGGAGGTTGACGTTGAATATGTTGAGCGCATCTCAGGTGACACCGCCAGGGCCTGTGTCATCAAGAGACCCTACCCTGACCCTGATGTCACCGTGAATCTTGAGATCATTTCCACTGTTCAGATCACAGGGACACCTGAAATCATGATAAGGGGTGGTGAGGGTGTTGGAATCGTCACAAAGCCCGGTCTCCAGGTCCCCCCCGGAGAAGCAGCCATAAACCCTGTCCCCAGGAGGATGATAGAGGAGAACCTCAGGGAACACCTCAGGGATGATGAGGGCGCTGTGGTCACAGTGTCTGTGCCCGGGGGGGAGAGGATAGCCTCCAGGACCATGAACCCCCGTCTCGGGATCATCGGAGGTATCTCCATCCTTGGGACAACAGGCATAGCCAGGCCCATGTCCACCGAGGCATACCGGGAATCCCTTGCCTGTCAGATCGATATCGCCACTGCCAGGGGTTTCAGGGAACTCGTATTTGTACCGGGTAACATAGGGGAGAGATTCGCCCGGGAGTACTTTGAATCCATCGAGGATGAGAGGATAATCCAGATGGCCAACTTCCCAGGCTACATGCTGGAGGAGGCCGATGGCAGGGGGGTTGAGCGGATAATACTCATGGGCCATGCAGGTAAACTGATCAAGCTGTCTGCCGGGATATTCCAGACCCGGAGTTCAGATGCAGATGCCCGCCGCGAGATAATGGCTGCCCATGCAGCCCTCATGGGTGCCTCCAGAGATACGGTGACCAGAATATTCAACGATGGGACCGTGGAGGAGATGATATCTGAACTCGAGGGTGAAGGGTTGACAGGTAGGGTCTTCAACAGCATAGCAGATGCCATAAGGGAGAGATTCAATGAGAGGTTCTCCTTTGATACCGATGTCCTGATTTTCAGCCTGGATGGCCGGATCCTCAACTCAAACTTCAAGACTAAAAGGAACCACAGATTTACTGAAGTATTTTAG
- the hel308 gene encoding ATP-dependent DNA helicase Hel308, with translation MKSLPPEMRQILGDCYPHIRELNPAQRSAIEAGYLESEDNYIIAIPTASGKTLLGIIAALKTVMEGGRVIYTVPLLSIQNEKIKEFRELEEHGIRVGKDPRTSDIAVMVFESFDSLTKFSWNILREVDLLIVDEFHMIGEYTRGPVIESAITRARTLNPSVRIVALSATLSNMDEIAGWLDARVVEHDYRPVPLHREVLDTEMFGVREKNDVVLKVLERSLEDGSQTLAFVSTRRFTESLASHLADKISGRIPVDMVERFREVAGKVLEVPKSRGSPPTSTCLKLAECLEAGIAFHHAGLFNRQREIIEDEFRDGNILMITATPSLMYGVNLPSRTVVIRDYTRWTSQGPRRIPVFDYEQMSGRAGRPQYDDAGYSYLIARSHDEALDLEEYYIRGEVERTTSRIIENRDALYRQIIAQVASGLSGTTEELADFFRNTFYGYQMVEGPFSDSFGMDAIQYEVENATEYLMRNRILYPGPEGFSATEFGLLIAKSNYSVETAIKLHQFASEMDEMDIYRLIYEITRTPDMPLISFKGRKSRDPVRDKLMEHGLFLMDVGNEEATAAALIEWINERTEYEIENAFHVYAASTRRSAYEASKIVKFFGKICEIMGVYRHSSQLEILSARLYYGVKEDAIPLVVGVRGLGRVRARRIIKTFGEDLRHVREDELKRIDGIGPKMAEAIRRYCERF, from the coding sequence ATGAAGTCCCTCCCACCTGAAATGAGACAGATCCTCGGGGACTGCTACCCCCATATAAGGGAGCTGAACCCTGCCCAGAGGAGTGCCATTGAAGCGGGTTACCTTGAATCAGAGGACAACTACATAATAGCCATACCCACCGCCAGCGGAAAGACCCTCCTGGGTATCATTGCAGCCCTGAAAACGGTCATGGAAGGTGGGCGCGTGATCTACACAGTGCCCCTTCTATCCATCCAGAACGAAAAGATAAAGGAATTCCGCGAACTTGAAGAACACGGTATAAGGGTCGGTAAGGACCCGCGGACCTCTGACATCGCGGTCATGGTCTTTGAATCCTTCGACAGCCTCACCAAGTTCTCATGGAATATCCTCCGGGAGGTTGACCTCCTCATCGTTGATGAATTCCACATGATAGGAGAGTACACGAGGGGCCCGGTAATCGAGTCTGCAATTACAAGGGCAAGGACCCTGAATCCATCAGTACGTATAGTTGCACTCTCTGCAACCCTCTCAAATATGGATGAGATAGCCGGATGGCTCGACGCAAGGGTTGTGGAGCACGACTACCGGCCTGTTCCCCTTCATCGGGAGGTCCTTGACACTGAGATGTTCGGGGTCAGGGAAAAGAACGATGTTGTCCTCAAGGTTCTTGAGAGGTCCCTTGAGGATGGGAGCCAGACCCTCGCCTTCGTATCCACCAGGAGGTTCACAGAGTCCCTCGCATCCCACCTTGCAGATAAGATATCAGGGAGGATACCTGTTGACATGGTGGAGAGGTTCCGGGAGGTGGCCGGGAAGGTTCTTGAGGTTCCAAAGTCCAGGGGATCCCCTCCAACCTCCACCTGCCTGAAACTTGCAGAATGCCTGGAGGCAGGGATCGCATTCCACCATGCAGGACTCTTCAACAGGCAGCGGGAGATAATAGAGGATGAGTTCAGGGATGGGAATATACTGATGATAACCGCCACCCCCAGCCTCATGTACGGAGTCAACCTCCCATCAAGGACAGTTGTGATAAGGGACTACACAAGGTGGACGAGTCAGGGCCCCAGGAGGATCCCTGTATTTGATTATGAGCAGATGTCTGGTAGGGCCGGGCGGCCCCAGTATGATGATGCCGGCTACTCCTACCTCATAGCCAGGAGCCATGATGAGGCCCTGGATCTGGAGGAGTACTACATCAGGGGTGAAGTCGAGAGGACCACCTCACGCATCATAGAGAACAGGGACGCCCTTTACAGACAGATAATTGCACAGGTCGCCTCCGGTCTCTCAGGAACCACGGAGGAGCTGGCAGATTTCTTCAGGAACACATTCTATGGTTACCAGATGGTTGAGGGTCCCTTCAGTGATTCATTCGGGATGGACGCTATCCAGTATGAGGTCGAGAACGCCACAGAGTACCTTATGAGGAACAGAATCCTCTACCCTGGCCCTGAAGGATTCTCAGCAACAGAGTTCGGTCTCCTCATAGCAAAATCCAATTACAGTGTGGAGACAGCCATCAAACTCCACCAGTTTGCATCAGAGATGGATGAGATGGACATATACCGCCTCATCTATGAGATAACAAGGACACCTGACATGCCCCTGATATCATTCAAGGGGAGGAAGAGCCGGGACCCTGTCCGTGATAAGCTGATGGAACATGGGCTCTTCCTCATGGACGTCGGGAACGAAGAGGCGACGGCAGCTGCTCTGATTGAGTGGATCAATGAGAGAACAGAATATGAAATAGAGAATGCGTTTCATGTTTACGCTGCTTCAACGAGGCGCTCGGCCTACGAAGCCTCAAAAATCGTTAAATTCTTTGGTAAGATCTGCGAGATAATGGGAGTATACAGGCACTCCAGTCAACTCGAAATTCTTTCTGCAAGGCTCTATTATGGTGTGAAAGAGGATGCCATACCCCTTGTGGTTGGTGTGAGAGGGCTTGGAAGAGTCCGGGCCCGTAGGATCATCAAAACCTTTGGTGAGGATCTGCGACATGTGCGGGAAGATGAACTTAAACGTATTGATGGAATCGGACCAAAAATGGCAGAGGCTATTAGAAGGTACTGTGAAAGGTTCTGA
- a CDS encoding DUF2115 domain-containing protein, whose product MKGSDALIMALRNMAATLGVYDLMEVRVFLERSCRFVQERYRAIYVDAYMSMVVDSVLDLKAGFSGTPEMDDARYSLRDALKRLDEIHAPEIVGLTVLYRTYVKGEPLHPPGTPFPGGFEVEKKDGVHYCPVKDKQSDNPEALCDICIARQSPLP is encoded by the coding sequence GTGAAAGGTTCTGATGCCCTCATAATGGCTCTGAGGAACATGGCAGCCACTCTAGGTGTGTATGATCTGATGGAGGTGCGTGTCTTCCTAGAAAGGAGTTGCAGATTTGTTCAGGAGAGATACAGGGCAATATATGTGGATGCATATATGTCCATGGTCGTCGACTCCGTGCTTGACCTTAAGGCAGGGTTCTCAGGGACGCCTGAAATGGATGATGCACGTTACAGCCTCAGGGATGCCCTTAAAAGGCTGGATGAAATCCATGCTCCGGAAATTGTTGGTTTAACAGTTTTATACAGAACCTATGTTAAGGGGGAACCGCTGCACCCTCCAGGAACACCATTTCCTGGAGGTTTTGAGGTTGAAAAAAAGGATGGTGTCCACTACTGTCCAGTTAAGGATAAACAGAGTGATAACCCGGAAGCCCTATGTGATATCTGTATCGCCAGACAGAGCCCCCTTCCCTGA
- a CDS encoding PRC-barrel domain-containing protein, translated as MKVTEFLGLKVLDKNAMEIGKVSDLEVDPEEGLIKSLIISKGELSLKQRTFIVDMESVSRVGDYVVLAIAADEAEEAPEEEESMEISPE; from the coding sequence ATGAAGGTGACGGAGTTCCTCGGTCTTAAGGTGCTGGATAAAAATGCAATGGAGATAGGTAAGGTCTCTGACCTGGAGGTGGATCCTGAGGAGGGCCTCATAAAGTCCCTCATAATATCCAAGGGTGAACTGTCCCTCAAGCAGAGGACCTTCATCGTTGATATGGAGAGTGTCAGCCGGGTCGGCGATTACGTCGTCCTTGCAATAGCTGCAGATGAGGCAGAGGAGGCCCCCGAAGAGGAGGAGTCCATGGAGATATCCCCTGAATGA
- a CDS encoding DUF308 domain-containing protein produces MSDTKIPGLISLILGILVILFPVFSVFTLSVLTGVAVLFVAIWLFLLGSGTWKVNRGAGVLYILLGVLGVIVAATIAGNVALFSFLAAFWIYITGIILIIAGITALFSREHRAGRAAAISVVVLGFIYIILGIFVSNPVFLAFLIGLSLVIDGIGLLMY; encoded by the coding sequence GTGTCTGATACAAAGATTCCAGGCCTCATATCTCTGATCCTGGGGATCCTTGTGATTCTTTTTCCTGTGTTCTCAGTATTTACCCTGAGTGTCCTCACTGGTGTGGCAGTGCTCTTTGTTGCTATCTGGCTCTTCCTGCTTGGTTCTGGAACATGGAAGGTTAACAGGGGAGCAGGGGTGCTCTACATTCTGCTGGGGGTGCTTGGTGTAATCGTTGCAGCGACCATTGCAGGTAATGTGGCTCTCTTCAGTTTCCTAGCGGCGTTCTGGATATACATAACGGGTATAATCCTTATAATTGCAGGTATAACAGCTCTTTTCTCAAGGGAACACAGGGCTGGAAGGGCTGCAGCCATATCTGTTGTGGTTCTGGGATTCATCTATATAATCCTGGGGATATTCGTAAGCAACCCGGTATTCCTGGCCTTCCTGATAGGCCTATCACTGGTAATTGATGGAATCGGTCTCCTGATGTATTAG
- a CDS encoding DUF2115 domain-containing protein — translation MIRSSDIPEKMTEMQLLEMLKKEASSVHIKDIMSASVYLREDARYLPPREQKEFIERFTRAFFNRIRDIKNDKNIYQGHVDTAGLKEFIDFLDQQLSQAKTENERCFQKIARIITIYVTFVRKEPVHPVGTRFPGGFTVRREGNVFYCPVKDRQINTPGALCRFCVSIQDPDIS, via the coding sequence ATGATAAGAAGCAGTGATATTCCAGAAAAGATGACAGAGATGCAGCTCCTTGAAATGCTTAAAAAGGAGGCCTCCTCTGTCCATATAAAGGATATAATGAGTGCATCGGTCTACCTGAGGGAGGACGCCAGGTACCTGCCGCCCAGGGAGCAGAAGGAGTTCATCGAAAGGTTCACCAGGGCCTTCTTTAACAGGATACGGGATATAAAGAATGATAAAAACATCTACCAGGGTCATGTTGACACCGCAGGGTTAAAGGAATTCATAGACTTCCTTGACCAGCAGTTAAGCCAGGCAAAAACAGAAAATGAAAGGTGCTTTCAGAAGATCGCCCGTATAATAACAATCTACGTCACATTCGTAAGGAAGGAACCCGTTCATCCAGTGGGGACCCGCTTTCCCGGTGGTTTCACGGTTAGAAGGGAGGGAAATGTCTTCTACTGTCCTGTCAAGGACAGACAGATAAACACTCCCGGTGCCCTCTGCCGTTTCTGTGTCAGCATCCAGGACCCTGATATCTCCTGA